One window of the Benincasa hispida cultivar B227 chromosome 3, ASM972705v1, whole genome shotgun sequence genome contains the following:
- the LOC120074473 gene encoding transcription factor DIVARICATA-like, whose amino-acid sequence MEFLSPASYLRNSNWLFQETKGTQWTPEENKRFENALALYDEDTSDRWFKVAAMIPGKTIGDVIKQYQELEEDVSDIEAGLIPIRGYANRHSFTLERVDSSHGFDGLSHFYGSGVKRGTSTRPSDHERKKGIPWTEEEHRQFLMGLKKYGKGDWRNISRNFVTTRTPTQVASHAQKYFIRQLSGGKDKRRSSIHDITTVNLPDMKSPVGDSNRPPSPDPATMATHLHQLSKMVGSAEQQFNWKSSNQILDSSNGNMFMVMPSNGTQQQEETIHESPIAPYYTIFQMQPMHQHYH is encoded by the exons ATGGAATTTCTGTCTCCAGCTTCTTATCTTCGAAATTCTAACTGGCTATTTCAAGAAACAAAAGGAACCCAATGGACCCCTGAAGAAAACAAACGGTTCGAGAATGCTTTAGCCTTGTACGATGAAGATACTTCCGATCGGTGGTTCAAAGTTGCTGCCATGATTCCTGGCAAAACCATCGGTGATGTGATTAAGCAGTATCAAGAACTGGAGGAAGATGTTAGTGATATTGAGGCTGGTTTGATCCCAATTCGTGGATATGCTAATCGTCATTCCTTTACATTGGAACGAGTTGATAGTAGCCATGGATTTGATGGTTTGAGCCATTTCTATGGCTCCGGAGTTAAGAGAGGAACCTCAACTAGACCTTCTGATCATGAAAGGAAGAAAGGAATTCCATGGACTGAAGAAGAACACAG GCAATTTCTGATGGGTCTTAAAAAATATGGTAAAGGTGACTGGAGAAACATTTCTCGCAATTTCGTTACGACGAGAACACCGACACAAGTCGCTAGTCATGCTCAAAAGTACTTCATTAGGCAGCTAAGTGGTGGGAAGGATAAGAGAAGATCGAGCATCCACGACATCACAACCGTCAATCTCCCCGATATGAAATCTCCAGTCGGAGATAGTAACAGACCTCCATCCCCAGATCCTGCTACAATGGCTACACACCTGCATCAGCTTTCGAAAATGGTTGGCAGTGCTGAGCAGCAATTTAACTGGAAATCTTCAAATCAAATTCTCGACTCATCGAATGGTAACATGTTTATGGTTATGCCTTCAAATGGAACTCAGCAGCAGGAAGAAACCATTCATGAATCTCCTATTGCACCTTACTATACTATTTTTCAGATGCAACCAATGCACCAACATTATCACTga